One genomic segment of Ricinus communis isolate WT05 ecotype wild-type chromosome 3, ASM1957865v1, whole genome shotgun sequence includes these proteins:
- the LOC8268353 gene encoding dynein light chain LC6, flagellar outer arm isoform X2, whose amino-acid sequence MLEGKAMVKETDMPVKMQMQAMACASQALDVYDVSDCIFIAAHIKKEFDKKNGGGWQCVVGSSFGGFFTHTEVYSSIQTVIESKTEKGAK is encoded by the exons ATGTTGGAAGGAAAGGCTATGGTGAAGGAAACAGACATGCCAGTGAAGATGCAGATGCAAGCCATGGCATGTGCTTCTCAAGCTCTCGACGTCTATGATGTTTCtgattgtatttttattgctGCCCATATCAAGAAG GAATTTGATAAGAAGAATGGTGGTGGATGGCAATGTGTGGTGGGTTCAAGCTTTGGGGGTTTTTTCACTCACACAGAGG TTTACAGCTCCATACAGACAGTGATAGAGTCGAAGACAGAAAAAGGCGCAAAGTAA
- the LOC8268353 gene encoding dynein light chain LC6, flagellar outer arm isoform X1 gives MLEGKAMVKETDMPVKMQMQAMACASQALDVYDVSDCIFIAAHIKKEFDKKNGGGWQCVVGSSFGGFFTHTEGTFIYFALESLNFLIFKGASS, from the exons ATGTTGGAAGGAAAGGCTATGGTGAAGGAAACAGACATGCCAGTGAAGATGCAGATGCAAGCCATGGCATGTGCTTCTCAAGCTCTCGACGTCTATGATGTTTCtgattgtatttttattgctGCCCATATCAAGAAG GAATTTGATAAGAAGAATGGTGGTGGATGGCAATGTGTGGTGGGTTCAAGCTTTGGGGGTTTTTTCACTCACACAGAGGGTACTTTCATCTATTTTGCCTTGGAGTCCCTCAATTTCCTTATCTTCAAGGGAGCTTCTTCTTAA
- the LOC8268352 gene encoding uncharacterized protein LOC8268352 → MYRSFVTCDDPKGVVECGTIRKSKSVSQKIEEDKIKTHRTRKNSNTSLAHKGKKEEMVPKGNAEDNHSPSSFQLLEVSRGAQKLNHLIDSWSKGLNYDGQSKDIAKDLLKGALDLQESLTMLSKLQEASQYMAHLKKKQKEKVERGRIDEVGSERMNSHLFGDHNQQQGFQNPRLSADGSSRDCIEELRNAIRDGLARQNLLSNTSRQEKFDKRKMDSISHFLSTSSSQLSVVHSDHNHSTASSSSQTALPKKEKTSNLIAKLMGLEDIPSKAMLQSPQKQLEMEKNMSPQRPVFDIDMPRLRNPQSIIQKVDSEQRTLKEILETVQFQGLLKGSSTKERKFQSHQSSNFQNQQRFIDDITPIVLIKPMRVSQSVSEEASPPMVWEQGALSRKMMLRKMRMKEELVPRSIDEKRVTSNSSKRNCRTEAEKPPIERVIQEGAKDHIEEVMIPEEKEIKEVRTIHQKEAAVNVNRVNRKLKAEKALVKRHVHEEGIKDCKDIVQRTEEKEVRKKLKNSSKMGVSNPATHQQQKNETTDTKVDKAQKVDANSRKPVEKETARTKNVSRDQEKLTSTRPRKPDIGSITTNDHILQQCTSTRKNISKHVTQSIIHNSKNRKPKDKQARNHTSVKPITDNLESKEDEKRIDISCNNHSQKKESTTTVVDLLSVTEEANASEFLTAEHCDDSKSSLCIDIMPASVCEKTSKSCKEADDHMTQIRTESSIFKTGNQLKDLLSTSPSFLNLAEDAFHLNMSYPKIIPTYGIYNGGDIDVKLSLDYANEYIERRSLPDSKTRHPLLSCMENSRFHICLDQLVEEVCSGVETLKSFHKLACDELHADSLYATLERDMMCKGVVNGIWDLGWRSGCSSEEVEQTVNDLEKSLVSELIWEVFS, encoded by the exons ATGTACAGATCATTCGTCACATGTGATGATCCAAAAGGAGTTGTAGAATGTGGGACAATTAGAAAATCTAAGAGTGTCTCACAAAAAATCGAGGAGGATAAGATCAAAACTCATAGAACACGAAAGAACTCAAATACATCTTTAGCACACAAGGGAAAGAAGGAAGAGATGGTGCCTAAAGGGAATGCAGAAGATAATCATAGTCCGTCTTCGTTTCAGCTACTTGAAGTGTCCAGAGGAGCTCAGAAGCTGAACCATTTGATTGATTCATGGTCTAAAGGGCTGAACTATGATGGCCAATCTAAAGATATTGCAAAAGATCTGTTGAAAGGAGCTCTTGACCTGCAAGAGTCTCTAACTATGCTTAGCAAGTTGCAAGAAGCTTCACAGTATATGGctcatttgaagaaaaagcaaaaggagAAAGTGGAAAGAGGCAGAATTGATGAAGTGGGGAGCGAGAGAATGAATTCGCATCTATTTGGAGATCATAACCAGCAGCAAGGATTTCAAAATCCACGGCTTTCGGCTGATGGTTCTTCGAGAGATTGCATTGAGGAGCTTAGGAATGCCATTAGAGATGGCCTTGCTAGGCAAAATTTACTTTCAAACACATCTAGACAAGAGAAATTTGATAAGAGAAAGATGGACTCCATATCACATTTTCTCTCCACTAGCTCAAGCCAATTGTCTGTGGTTCACTCTGACCATAATCATTCTACTGCCTCCTCCTCATCACAAACTGCTTTAccaaagaaagagaaaacttCGAATTTGATTGCCAAGCTAATGGGCCTGGAAGACATCCCCTCAAAAGCGATGTTGCAATCTCCGCAGAAACAGTTAGAAATGGAGAAGAATATGAGTCCACAGAGGCCAGTATTTGATATTGACATGCCCAGGCTAAGGAATCCTCAATCCATAATACAGAAGGTAGATTCAGAGCAACGGACACTGAAGGAAATTCTTGAAACTGTTCAATTTCAAGGGCTTCTGAAAGGAAGTTCTACCAAAGAGCGCAAGTTTCAGTCTCATCAATCCAGTAATTTTCAAAACCAACAAAGGTTTATTGATGATATTACTCCAATTGTACTTATAAAGCCGATGCGTGTTTCCCAGTCAGTATCAGAAGAGGCTTCTCCTCCAATGGTTTGGGAACAGGGAGCCTTGAGCAGAAAAATGATGCTGAGAAAAATGAGAATGAAAGAAGAGCTTGTTCCCAGATCAATAGATGAAAAAAGAGTGACTTCAAATTCAAGTAAAAGGAATTGCAGAACTGAAGCCGAAAAACCTCCAATTGAAAGGGTAATCCAAGAAGGAGCTAAGGATCACATAGAGGAAGTTATGATAccagaagagaaagaaatcaaagaagtCAGGACTATCCACCAGAAAGAAGCGGCTGTGAATGTGAACAGGGTGAACAGAAAACTGAAAGCAGAAAAGGCTCTGGTGAAAAGACATGTTCATGAAGAAGGAATAAAGGACTGTAAAGATATAGTCCAACGGACAGAAGAGAAGGAAGTcaggaaaaaattgaaaaactcTTCTAAGATGGGAGTCTCTAATCCTGCAACTCACCAACAACAAAAGAATGAGACGACAGATACGAAAGTGGATAAAGCGCAGAAGGTAGACGCCAATAGTAGGAAGCCAGTAGAGAAGGAGACTGCAAGGACTAAAAATGTGTCAAGAGATCAAGAGAAGTTGACCTCTACAAGGCCGAGAAAACCTGATATTGGATCAATTACTACAAATGATCATATTTTACAGCAATGTACTTCCACCCGAAAAAACATCTCAAAGCACGTAACACAGAgtataattcataattctaAGAATCGGAAGCCGAAGGACAAGCAAGCCAGAAACCATACATCAGTTAAACCAATT ACTGATAATTTAGAAAGcaaagaagatgagaagagGATAGATATATCATGTAATAATCACTCTCAAAAGAAAGAATCCACCACCACTGTTGTAGATCTACTATCTGTGACGGAGGAAGCCAATGCCTCTGAATTTCTAACTGCAG AGCATTGTGATGATAGCAAGAGTTCTCTTTGCATCGATATTATGCCAGCCTCCGTATGTGAAAAGACTTCCAAATCTTGCAAAGAAGCTGATGATCATATGACTCAGATTAGAACAGAGAGTTCAATCTTCAAAACAGGAAACCAATTGAAAGATTTGCTTTCGACTAGTCCATCATTCCTGAATCTTGCAGAGGATGCCTTCCATCTAAATATGAGTTATCCTAAGATCATACCAACATATGGCATCTATAACGGGGGAGATATCGATGTTAAACTCTCTTTAGATTATGCAAATGAATACATTGAACGTAGAAGCCTTCCAGATTCAAAAACAAGGCATCCTCTATTATCTTGCATGGAAAATTCAAGATTTCATATATGTTTGGATCAGTTAGTGGAGGAAGTTTGTAGTGGAGTTGAAACTCTCAAAAGCTTCCATAAGCTTGCTTGTGACGAGCTTCATGCTGATAGCCTGTACGCAACCCTAGAGAGAGATATGATGTGCAAAGGAGTGGTGAATGGAATATGGGATCTGGGTTGGAGGAGCGGATGCTCGTCGGAGGAAGTTGAGCAGACGGTGAATGATTTAGAGAAGTCGCTTGTAAGTGAGTTGATATGGGAAGTGTTCTCATAA